The following nucleotide sequence is from Blastocatellia bacterium.
TATTCAAGAAAAATAAAAAAGCGAAATTAGGCAGCTAAAGGCAAAGAAAAAAATTGAGAGAATCATAAAGCCAAATAAAACTAAAATAGCAAAAGGTTGAAGAGAAAATCAAACAAAGCTCATCAACTTTAGATTGCAAAGAATCAAAAGTAGGAAAATGATGTAAATGAATGGGATTTCTTGAGATTTTTCCAAAGCTTTTCGATAGGGTTAAAGTCAGGAGAATAAGAGGGAGCTGGAAAACAGTTAAGCAGGACTTGTTAAAGTTGAAAAAAAGTCTTTAAGCTGTTTAGAAGTATGGTATTTAGCACTATCCTGAATAAGAACAATATGTTTGAAGAGTGCCTAATAACAGAAGTAAGAAAAGCTTGGTAGGTGTCAGAGTTAAAACGGAAGTAGTAGATTGATAAAAAATTTGCCAGTGAAAAAAATCAATTAAACCAAAGAACGAAAAGCTCTCGAGTACCAGAAGTTTTAATAGTAGGTTGGTTGCCTCTACGGGCCCAAGTGTAGGAAAGACTACTCCCACTGAGGAAAGCTAGCTTCATCTCCAAAAAGTAGATATGCACCTTTTTTTTCCTAGCTAAGTTGAAGCTTTAGGCCAAGTTTCAGCTAACCATTCTGCTCTTTTGTCTTCATCTATGGTCTGATATAAATCTTGCTTTCTGAAATGAAAATCCTAGATTTTTAAGCAGTTCTACTATATAAAATACACTATATCTCACTCCCATA
It contains:
- a CDS encoding transposase, with amino-acid sequence MLNCFPAPSYSPDFNPIEKLWKNLKKSHSFTSFSYF